The Peptacetobacter hiranonis DNA window TTCAACTAGGTCAGCCCCACTAAGAGCCATAACACTTGGTATTCTAAATGATCCACCAACTTCAACAAGTTCCCCTCTTGATACGATAGCTTCTCCACCTTTAGCCATTGTGCTAAGAACAAGCATAACTGCTGCAGCATTGTTGTTTACTACTAAAACATCTTCTGCTCCAGTTAATCTTTTTATCATATCTGTTAAGTGAACATATCTTGATCCTCTTTCACCTTTTTCTAAATCGTATTCAAGGTTTGAGTATCTTGAAGCCGCTGTCCATATTTCATCTTTAATTTTTTCACTTATTAAAGATCTACCTAAGTTTGTGTGAAGAACAGTTCCTGTTCCGTTTATTACCTTCTTTAAAGAAAGAGCGTAATTATCTCTTGCTTTTCTTTCTGTTTCTTCTATTACTTTTTCCATAGTAAGAGAGAATTTTTCAGCTTCTTCTTCTGTTTTTATAGCGACTATTGTCTTTCTATTTATATCTATTACTTCCCTTATAGATTCAAGAACTATACTTCTTGGATATTTTTCTATTAATTCTTCTATTTCTTTCTGTGATAATACTTCATCTACTGAAGGAAGCATTTTAAATAATTCTTTTTTATTCAACCTGACCACTCTTTCTTTTTAATATTTATTAGATATTGTTTTCCCTTATTTGATTATATCACATGTATGTATTTTCCGTTTTCATATTTTTCTTTAACTTCACCTATTACTTCTGCAACTATTGATCCATTTGCAAGCATGTCTTTTACTATATCATCTGCCTGGTCAGCTCTAACTGCAACAAGTAATCCACCTGATGTCTGAGGGTCGTATAAACAGTCTTCTATGCTTTCTGGTACACTTTCATCCTTCATAACATCGTCCTGTATGTATCCCATATTGTTGTATGCTCCTGATGGAACTATACCCATTTCAGCCATTTCTATTGCACCATCTAATATAGGTACATTTTTAGAATCTATTTCTATTGTTACATCTGATGCTTTAGCCATTTCCATAGCATGTCCTAATAATCCGAATCCTGTTATATCTGTTATTGAATGTACTTCAAATTTATTAACACTCATAGCAGCATATTTGTTTAGATGTACCATTGTTTCTATTACTTTGTCTACTACTTCCTGAGATACTAAGTCTTCTTTCATTGCTGTTGAAAGTATTCCTGTTCCTACTGGTTTAGTAAGTATTAATTTATCTCCTGGTCTAGCAGTTGAGTTAGCCTGTACTCTGTCTGGATGAACTAATCCTGATACAGATAATCCGTATTTTGGTTCTTTATCATCTACTGTGTGTCCACCAACTAGTAATGCACCACTTTCTTTAACTTTACTAAATCCACCTTTTAATATTTCTGCAAGTACCTGCATATCGTGGCAAGATGGGAAGCAAACTATATTCATTGCAACTATTGGTTCTCCACCCATTGCATATATATCTGATAATGAGTTTGCTGCTGCTATTTGTCCAAATATATATGGATCATCTACCATTGGAGTAAAGAAGTCTAATGTCTGTATTAGAGCTTTTTCATCATCTAATTTGTATATTGCAGCGTCATCTGCTGTATCTAATCCTACTAATAAGTTTCCTACTTTTTCGTTGTCGTTTTTTGGTAGCTGAGATAATACGTCAGCCAGAACCTCTGGCCCTATTTTAGCAGCTCACCCTCCTGCTGATGTCATTTCTGTTAATCTTTTATATTCTTTTGCCATTTTTAATTCCCCCCTGTTTGTAAATTTTTTCGTTATTTATATTTTTCTTTTCTTCAAATTCTATTTAAGGCATCTATTGTTTTTTTATTTATATCTATCGTTTTTTTTAATAACTGTGCACTCTTATATTAACATATTTTTTACGTTTTATATATAATTAATTAACGTTTCTCCCCAAAATAAAAGGCTAGCTTGATTTTTTTAATCAAACTAGCTTTTTTGAATTTTTTAATAAATTTATTTTTTTAATTTTATTTTTGATTTATCTTATATTTTTAACAAATATCTTTTTCTTACAATACTTTTTACATATCTTATAATAGATAAAATCTTCATATTTGAATAAAAAAACTATAGACTTATTCTATATTTACAATAGTCTATTTTAAATTTAATCCTTTATACGCATATACTACTCTTCATATCCTCAAATTTTTTATCTCCTATTCCCTTCACATTCTTTAAGTCTTCTATACTTTTAAATCCTCCATTTTCTTCTCTATAGGTTATTATTTTGTTTGCAGTAGCCTCACCCACTCCTGGAAGTGTATCCAATTGTTCAAGTGTTGCAGTGTTTATATTCACAAGTCCACCTTGTCCCTGTGCATTTCCTCCTGATGTTTGTGTAGCTCCACTAGTACTTCCTCCAGCATTTACATCCACAGGAATTTGCTCTCCTTGTTTTGGTATTACATAATGTTTTCCATCCACTAACTTTTCTGCAAGGTTTATAGCATTCATATCTGCACCTTCTACAATTCCTCCCATTACCTTTATAGCATCAGATAATCTATCTTCAGAGCTCATAGTCACAACTCCCTCTGTTTTTACTGCACCACTTATATATACAGTTACCTCTGTAGTTGGAGAATTGTTTGTGTTCTGAGAAGTGTCGTTACTCTGTTTTGAATCTGTACTTTCTTTTTGAATATCTTCACTCTGAGCAATCTCATATCTTGCATTTCCCTCACTTTCAAAAATTTTTACTCCAGCTATTGCACAAAGTCCTATCACAATAGCTGCGAATACGAATGTTTTTTTATTTTTTTCCATTCTTATCACTCCTTTCATTTCTATTATTGACACAACTGTGTTATACTAAAAAAGTATATTTGAAATTTTCGGAGGTTTTTTAAATGAAAAAAATATCTTCAGTATTAATAGCCTTCTTACTAGTATTTGCATCAGTTTTTACATCAATAGGAAGTGTATTTGCTGATCAAAAGGTAGTAAATTTAGAAGCTAAAAGTGCTGTTTTAATGGATTATGAAACTGGTAAAGTTCTTTATCAGAAAAATGGAAATGTAAAAATTTATCCAGCCTCTACTACAAAGGCATGGACTGCTTATTTGGTGATAAAACATGTTCCAGATTTAAACGAAAAAATAACTATTGGCAACCTTCCTTACATAGAGCCGTCTAGTATGTTCCTTAAAAAAGGGGAAACTTTCACAGTAAAAGAACTACTTACAGCTCTAATGGTTCATTCTTGTAATGATGTAGCTTATGTTTTAGCTGAGCATGTAAGCGGCTCTATACCAAAATTTGCCGATTTAATGAATAAAGAGGCAGAGGCAATAGGATGTACTGGTACTCATTTTAACAATCCAAATGGATTACCAGATCCTAACCACTACACAACTGCAAAGGATATGGCTTTAATAGCTAGAAAATGTATGTCTGATTCAGTATTTAGAGAAATCGTAGCCACTAAATCAGTAAAATTCAAGCCTACTAAACAGTATCCTCACGAAAGAGTTTATACAAACTCTAACAAATTCCTTACTTCTCATCAGAAAATAACATATAAAGGTAAGAGAATAGATATAAAATACGATATTGTAGATGGTATAAAGACAGGGTTTACAAATGCTGCTGGTAAATGTCTTTTAACAAGCGCTGTTAAAGATAATCAGAGAATTATATCTGCAGTGTTTAATTCAACTAATGATGGAATTTATGTAGATTCTAGAACATTAATAGACTATGTATTTGAAAACTACGATTCATTTACAATAATGGATAAAGCTGACTACGTAGATACTAAGAGAAAGTGGTTCTCTACTCAGAAAAAACTTATGTATCAGCCAAAAGAAAGCTACTCAGTAGTTCTTCCTAAAGGGCAAACTGTTACAGACGAATTTACATTCAAAACAGATCTACAGGATACTTCTCTTCCAATAAGCGCCGGAGATAAGATTGGAGAGTTTTATATATATAAAAACGGAGAAAAGTTTAAAACTATTGATTTAGTTGCTAAAAATGATGTTACTAGCAAGTTTGCTGTTATAACTGAAAATACTTTATTTAAAGTTATTTTAACTATTCTAAAAGTTGCTATCGTGGCATTTTTAATTTTCTTTATTTATAAGCTGATTAGAAAATACTATAAAAAATATAAGAGAAAACAAAAGGCTCAGATGAAGAAAAAGAAGAAATCAAGTGGTTCTAAAAGTAAAACTATAAAAAAAGATACAGGAAAAACAAGAAAAAAATAAATCATAAAATTTAAAATGGCTGTCGCAAAATATGCAACAGCCATTTTTTTATTTTAAATTCTTTTTAATTCCTTTGTTTAGTATATTTTCGTAATCTATGAAGTCATATATTTCTTCGTCAAATACGTCTGAGAACTGACTTAATTCTTCTAATGTTAATTCTTCTATTGCTTTATTGTGGTCTTCACAGTAGATTACTATGTTTCCAACGATTCCATGTGCATCTCTAAATGCAGTTCCTTTTTTAACTAGATAATCTGCAACTTCTGTAGCATTTAGGAATCCACCTTTTACAGCTTTTTTCATGTTATCATCTCTAACTTTTAGAGTTTCTATCATTCTAGCCATTATTTCTAAGCACATTTCAAGAGTTCTTACACTATCAAAGAATCCTTCTTTATCTTCCTGCATGTCTTTATTATAAGCTAGAGGTATTCCTTTCATTACTGTAAATAGTGAGAATAAGTTTCCATATACTCTTCCTGTTTTACCTCTTATAAGTTCTGCACCATCTGGATTTTTCTTCTGAGGCATTATTGAGCTTCCTGTTGAGTATAAGTCGTCTATTTCAACAAATTTGAATTCCTGTGAACTCCATAGTATTAATTCTTCACTTAATCTACTTAGGTGCATCATTATTATTGAGAAATCTGACATAAGTTCAAGTAAATAATCTCTATCACTTACACCATCCATAAAGTTATCTACTGGTTTTTTGAATCCTAATTTTTCTGAAGTTATTTCTCTATTTATATCGTGAGTTGTTCCTGCTAATGCACCACATCCTAAAGGACATTCATCTAATATTTCAAGAGCATTTCTAAGTCTTTTTTCATCTCTTGAGAACATACTGTGGTATGCCATTAGATGATGTTTAAATGTCACAACCTGCGCTCTCTGTAAATGAGTGTATCCAGGCATTATACATGGATTTTCATCAGCTTTTGCTTTTATTGTATCTTTTAACATAGCTGTAAGATCTGCTATTTCAGAACCTTTTTCTTTTGCATATAATCTCATATCTACAGCTACCTGGTCATTTCTACTTCTTGCTGTGTGTAATTTCTTACCTGTTTCTCCAATTCTTTCTATAAGATTAGCCTCTGTGAATGTATGAATATCTTCGTAGTTTCCTTCAAGTGGAAGCTTTCCACTTTCTATATCCTCAAGTATTCCAACAAGCCCATCAGTTATAGCTTTTCCTTCTTCTTCTGTTAAAAGTCCGCATTTCACCTGCATATATACATGTGCTAAACTTCCTTCAATGTCTTTTTTGTAAAGAACATTGTCGTATCCAAAAGACTGGTTAAATTCTTCCATTAATTTGTTTTCAGAC harbors:
- the selD gene encoding selenide, water dikinase SelD; the protein is MAKEYKRLTEMTSAGGUAAKIGPEVLADVLSQLPKNDNEKVGNLLVGLDTADDAAIYKLDDEKALIQTLDFFTPMVDDPYIFGQIAAANSLSDIYAMGGEPIVAMNIVCFPSCHDMQVLAEILKGGFSKVKESGALLVGGHTVDDKEPKYGLSVSGLVHPDRVQANSTARPGDKLILTKPVGTGILSTAMKEDLVSQEVVDKVIETMVHLNKYAAMSVNKFEVHSITDITGFGLLGHAMEMAKASDVTIEIDSKNVPILDGAIEMAEMGIVPSGAYNNMGYIQDDVMKDESVPESIEDCLYDPQTSGGLLVAVRADQADDIVKDMLANGSIVAEVIGEVKEKYENGKYIHVI
- a CDS encoding helix-hairpin-helix domain-containing protein, which produces MEKNKKTFVFAAIVIGLCAIAGVKIFESEGNARYEIAQSEDIQKESTDSKQSNDTSQNTNNSPTTEVTVYISGAVKTEGVVTMSSEDRLSDAIKVMGGIVEGADMNAINLAEKLVDGKHYVIPKQGEQIPVDVNAGGSTSGATQTSGGNAQGQGGLVNINTATLEQLDTLPGVGEATANKIITYREENGGFKSIEDLKNVKGIGDKKFEDMKSSICV
- a CDS encoding D-alanyl-D-alanine carboxypeptidase family protein encodes the protein MKKISSVLIAFLLVFASVFTSIGSVFADQKVVNLEAKSAVLMDYETGKVLYQKNGNVKIYPASTTKAWTAYLVIKHVPDLNEKITIGNLPYIEPSSMFLKKGETFTVKELLTALMVHSCNDVAYVLAEHVSGSIPKFADLMNKEAEAIGCTGTHFNNPNGLPDPNHYTTAKDMALIARKCMSDSVFREIVATKSVKFKPTKQYPHERVYTNSNKFLTSHQKITYKGKRIDIKYDIVDGIKTGFTNAAGKCLLTSAVKDNQRIISAVFNSTNDGIYVDSRTLIDYVFENYDSFTIMDKADYVDTKRKWFSTQKKLMYQPKESYSVVLPKGQTVTDEFTFKTDLQDTSLPISAGDKIGEFYIYKNGEKFKTIDLVAKNDVTSKFAVITENTLFKVILTILKVAIVAFLIFFIYKLIRKYYKKYKRKQKAQMKKKKKSSGSKSKTIKKDTGKTRKK
- the argH gene encoding argininosuccinate lyase translates to MKLWGGRFRKSENKLMEEFNQSFGYDNVLYKKDIEGSLAHVYMQVKCGLLTEEEGKAITDGLVGILEDIESGKLPLEGNYEDIHTFTEANLIERIGETGKKLHTARSRNDQVAVDMRLYAKEKGSEIADLTAMLKDTIKAKADENPCIMPGYTHLQRAQVVTFKHHLMAYHSMFSRDEKRLRNALEILDECPLGCGALAGTTHDINREITSEKLGFKKPVDNFMDGVSDRDYLLELMSDFSIIMMHLSRLSEELILWSSQEFKFVEIDDLYSTGSSIMPQKKNPDGAELIRGKTGRVYGNLFSLFTVMKGIPLAYNKDMQEDKEGFFDSVRTLEMCLEIMARMIETLKVRDDNMKKAVKGGFLNATEVADYLVKKGTAFRDAHGIVGNIVIYCEDHNKAIEELTLEELSQFSDVFDEEIYDFIDYENILNKGIKKNLK